A single region of the Bacteroides luhongzhouii genome encodes:
- a CDS encoding site-specific DNA-methyltransferase, whose protein sequence is MNRLRMQTKNRADENFAKLAALFPNAVTETVDIDGNLVRAIDKDVLMQEISTYVVEGKDERYQFTWPDKRKAILAANAPSMNTLRPCIGESYGDFNTTENLYIEGDNLEVLKLLQENYLDTVKLIYIDPPYNTGKEFVYPDKFSQTTSEYMLRSGQYNEDGNRLSANMESNGRFHTDWLNMMYPRLKIARNLLAKDGVIFISIDQNEVENLKKICCELFGSINFVGEIIWQSATDNNPRQISTEHEYILCFAKDVNFLTPWFVESDKAQKINAQYKLIKHKTTDIAEQQKLLRQWIKANETDLKGVSHYNNVDERGVYSNSTNSSNTKPGGYTFDIIHPVTGKPCVKPEFGWRWTETTFWDYDKVGDIEWGKDETTQPHVKKRIETVKEQFKSIYYEDGRASTKQLEQLLGGKKIFDNPKSVSLLSRIIGFAAPDDDCIILDFFSGSATTAHAVMEMNAKEGTRKKFIMVQLQEPTEPKSEANKAGFKNICEIGKERIRQASKMLKETYPDASFDTGFRVLKLDSSNMQQVWYTPNDYVTKDLFASTVDNIKLDRTADDLLFQAMLELDCLLSSKIETTIIHGKTVYSVADGYMMACFEPGVTDKVISEIAQSKPYYFVMRDSSMANDSVAVNFEQLFKSYSPDTHLKVY, encoded by the coding sequence ATGAATAGACTAAGAATGCAAACCAAAAATCGAGCAGATGAGAATTTTGCAAAACTTGCTGCACTGTTTCCAAATGCTGTGACGGAAACCGTTGATATCGATGGTAACCTGGTTAGAGCTATTGATAAAGACGTACTTATGCAAGAGATCTCTACATATGTTGTAGAAGGCAAAGATGAACGTTACCAGTTCACCTGGCCCGACAAGAGAAAAGCTATTCTTGCAGCAAATGCTCCAAGTATGAACACACTTCGCCCTTGTATAGGAGAAAGTTATGGAGACTTCAATACAACCGAAAATCTTTATATAGAAGGTGATAATCTTGAAGTTCTAAAGCTCTTGCAAGAAAATTACTTGGATACAGTTAAACTGATTTATATAGACCCACCTTATAATACAGGTAAGGAATTTGTATATCCAGACAAATTTTCTCAGACGACATCAGAATATATGTTGCGCTCAGGCCAATATAATGAAGATGGAAATCGGCTATCCGCTAATATGGAGTCTAATGGCCGCTTTCATACTGACTGGCTTAACATGATGTATCCTCGTTTAAAGATTGCTAGAAATTTGCTTGCAAAAGACGGTGTGATATTTATTAGTATTGACCAGAATGAAGTTGAGAATTTGAAAAAGATTTGTTGTGAACTATTTGGCTCAATAAATTTTGTTGGTGAAATTATTTGGCAATCAGCTACAGATAACAATCCTCGTCAAATATCAACAGAGCATGAGTACATTCTTTGTTTTGCAAAGGATGTGAATTTCCTTACTCCATGGTTTGTTGAGTCTGATAAAGCTCAAAAGATCAATGCACAATATAAATTGATAAAGCATAAAACTACAGACATTGCTGAACAGCAGAAACTATTGCGCCAATGGATAAAAGCAAATGAGACAGATTTAAAGGGAGTATCTCATTATAATAATGTGGATGAACGTGGTGTGTACAGTAACTCCACAAATTCATCTAATACAAAACCTGGTGGCTATACATTTGATATCATTCATCCTGTTACTGGTAAACCGTGTGTAAAGCCTGAATTCGGTTGGCGTTGGACTGAAACAACTTTTTGGGATTATGATAAGGTTGGAGATATTGAGTGGGGAAAAGATGAAACGACACAACCTCACGTTAAAAAACGTATAGAGACTGTCAAAGAACAGTTTAAAAGTATATATTATGAAGATGGCAGAGCTTCAACAAAGCAACTGGAACAATTACTTGGCGGTAAAAAAATATTTGATAATCCTAAATCAGTTTCCTTATTAAGTCGTATTATTGGTTTTGCGGCTCCAGATGATGATTGTATTATTTTAGACTTCTTCTCTGGCTCTGCAACAACTGCGCATGCTGTTATGGAGATGAACGCCAAAGAGGGTACTCGTAAAAAGTTTATCATGGTACAGTTGCAGGAACCTACTGAACCTAAAAGTGAAGCGAATAAGGCAGGTTTTAAAAACATTTGTGAAATAGGAAAAGAACGTATACGGCAGGCATCTAAGATGCTAAAAGAAACGTATCCTGATGCTTCGTTTGACACAGGTTTTCGTGTGTTAAAACTGGATTCAAGTAATATGCAACAGGTATGGTATACTCCTAACGATTATGTTACAAAGGATTTGTTTGCATCTACTGTTGATAATATAAAGTTAGACAGAACAGCTGATGATTTGTTGTTTCAGGCCATGTTGGAATTAGATTGCCTTCTCTCAAGTAAAATAGAGACAACCATTATACATGGTAAAACTGTATATTCTGTTGCAGATGGTTATATGATGGCTTGTTTTGAACCAGGAGTTACTGATAAAGTTATTTCAGAAATAGCTCAGAGCAAACCATATTATTTTGTAATGCGAGATAGTTCTATGGCAAACGATAGTGTTGCTGTTAACTTTGAACAGTTGTTTAAGTCATATAGCCCGGATACCCATCTTAAGGTATATTAA
- a CDS encoding type III restriction-modification system endonuclease yields the protein MKEMKFDFKIQPYQTDAVESIVSVFAGQPKFDETSDNTIYARDSGKKAKAASKEEVQALRLHFNDLGDGIDVSDAEEQLDAAGYRNADIVLSDQQLLENINAIQAQQNIHKSSKLFSAIGRVSLDVEMETGTGKTYVYVKTMFELNKQYGWSKFIVVVPSIAIREGVKKSMEMTVEHFMRHYGKKARFFIYNSGNLNALDKFSSDAGINVMIINTQAFATSMREGAKNKESRIIYSKRDEFNSRRPIDIIKANRPIVILDEPQKMEGAATQTGIKNFNPLFLINYSATHKNHHNEVYVLDALDAYNKKLVKKIQVKGFEIHNLRGTDRYIFFEKIVVSSNKPPMARLEIEVRQANGVVRKTKVLGVGDNLYLASNELQQYKSGYTINNIDPDNSTIEFVNGEIMKTGNVVGDISEKDMRRIQIRETIQSHFEKEEALFRRGIKTLSLFFIDHVSMYRQYGEDGEELLGEYGKIFEEEYNNILNDKLRLFGLSGDEAEKDDYQVYLRRFDTHDIHRGYFSIDKKGHSVNSELKKGSDISDDISAYDLILKNKERLLSFDEPTRFIFSHSALREGWDNPNVFQICTLKHSESATVKRQEVGRGLRLAVNSLGTRMDAQTIGEDLVHEINKLTVIASESYATFVTDLQKETRDVLYDRPTKATTEYFKGKILKVGENIITIDDQQAASIVSYLVDNDYIDSKGGITKEYHKAVISGTLEQLPKKLRGMEEPVHKLIQSIFDEHALDGMFENGHDTTIEDNPLNENFYKKEFQDLWKKINHKYAYTVSLDSEELIKNASEVINKELHVAQVRYSITTGQQNEKISQLQIKSGTTFGGVSSRSQNLRNTYACTTPYDLIGDIAKGATLTRITVSRILEKLTPEKKMMFAVNPEEFITKVINLIKAQKATMVIEHISYNRIEGKYDNSIFTAEKHSTGYDKAIRAKRHITDYVFTDGTAENSIEKTFCQSLESAEEVEVYAKLPKSFHIPTPVGNYSPDWAIAFKKGTVKHIFFIAETKGTMDSMELRAIEKAKISCAKKLFNEMSTENVKYHDVDSYEHLLDVMQTIN from the coding sequence ATGAAAGAAATGAAATTTGATTTCAAAATACAACCATATCAAACAGATGCTGTTGAAAGCATCGTTAGTGTTTTTGCAGGCCAACCAAAGTTTGATGAGACTAGTGATAACACTATCTATGCAAGAGATTCTGGAAAAAAAGCAAAGGCAGCTTCTAAAGAAGAAGTTCAAGCTCTCCGGTTGCATTTTAATGATTTGGGAGATGGTATTGATGTCTCAGATGCTGAGGAACAGCTGGATGCAGCTGGATATCGTAATGCAGATATTGTTTTGTCGGATCAGCAACTACTTGAAAACATTAATGCAATTCAAGCGCAGCAGAATATACATAAGTCATCAAAACTATTTTCAGCCATAGGGCGTGTATCTTTGGATGTCGAAATGGAAACCGGTACAGGTAAGACTTATGTGTATGTGAAGACCATGTTTGAGCTGAATAAGCAGTACGGATGGAGTAAATTTATCGTAGTCGTACCTAGTATTGCCATACGTGAAGGCGTAAAAAAGTCTATGGAAATGACAGTTGAGCATTTCATGAGACATTATGGCAAAAAAGCAAGATTTTTCATTTACAACAGTGGTAATTTAAATGCATTAGATAAATTCTCAAGTGATGCTGGAATAAATGTGATGATTATAAATACTCAAGCATTTGCAACGTCAATGAGAGAGGGGGCAAAGAATAAAGAAAGTCGTATTATATACTCAAAACGTGATGAGTTTAACAGTCGTCGTCCTATAGATATTATTAAAGCAAATCGTCCAATTGTCATCCTGGATGAACCACAAAAAATGGAAGGTGCTGCTACTCAAACAGGAATCAAGAACTTTAATCCTCTTTTTTTGATCAACTACTCGGCTACTCATAAGAATCATCACAATGAGGTGTATGTTCTTGACGCTCTTGATGCATACAATAAAAAACTTGTAAAGAAAATCCAAGTAAAAGGTTTTGAAATACACAATCTTCGAGGTACTGACCGATATATTTTCTTCGAAAAGATCGTTGTTTCAAGTAATAAGCCTCCGATGGCAAGATTAGAAATCGAAGTGCGCCAAGCAAATGGTGTTGTTCGAAAAACTAAAGTTTTGGGTGTAGGAGATAACTTATATTTAGCATCCAATGAATTACAACAGTATAAAAGTGGATATACAATAAATAATATCGATCCAGATAATAGTACGATTGAATTTGTCAATGGAGAAATAATGAAAACAGGAAATGTCGTTGGTGACATCTCTGAAAAGGATATGCGTCGTATTCAAATTCGTGAGACAATTCAATCTCATTTTGAAAAGGAAGAGGCGTTATTCCGTAGGGGTATAAAGACACTTTCGCTTTTTTTTATAGATCATGTTTCAATGTATCGTCAATATGGTGAAGATGGAGAAGAACTTCTTGGAGAATATGGGAAAATTTTTGAGGAGGAATATAACAATATACTTAATGATAAACTGAGATTATTTGGTTTAAGTGGTGATGAAGCTGAAAAGGATGATTATCAGGTATATCTTCGTCGCTTTGATACTCATGATATTCATCGTGGATACTTTAGTATTGATAAAAAAGGGCATAGTGTTAACAGCGAATTGAAAAAAGGATCAGATATTTCAGATGACATTTCTGCGTATGATCTGATCTTAAAAAATAAGGAGCGTTTGTTAAGTTTTGATGAGCCAACACGTTTTATATTCTCTCATTCAGCACTACGTGAGGGGTGGGATAATCCAAATGTTTTCCAGATTTGTACTCTTAAACATTCCGAAAGTGCAACAGTTAAGCGTCAAGAGGTTGGACGAGGGTTACGCCTTGCAGTGAACAGCTTGGGAACCCGCATGGATGCACAGACTATAGGTGAAGACCTGGTTCACGAGATTAATAAACTCACTGTAATTGCAAGCGAAAGCTATGCTACTTTTGTGACCGATTTACAGAAAGAGACAAGAGATGTTCTTTATGATCGTCCGACTAAAGCGACTACAGAATATTTTAAGGGTAAGATACTAAAGGTTGGCGAAAACATTATCACAATTGATGATCAACAGGCGGCAAGTATTGTTTCTTACCTCGTGGACAACGACTATATCGATTCTAAAGGTGGTATTACGAAAGAATATCACAAAGCGGTTATAAGTGGAACATTGGAACAGCTACCCAAAAAACTCCGTGGCATGGAAGAACCAGTTCATAAACTCATTCAATCTATTTTTGATGAGCATGCTTTGGATGGTATGTTTGAAAATGGTCACGATACTACAATTGAAGATAACCCGCTTAACGAGAACTTTTATAAGAAAGAATTCCAGGATTTATGGAAAAAAATTAATCATAAGTATGCATATACTGTAAGTCTTGACAGTGAAGAATTGATTAAGAATGCTTCTGAGGTGATTAATAAAGAATTGCATGTTGCACAAGTAAGATATAGCATAACAACTGGACAACAAAATGAAAAAATATCTCAATTGCAAATTAAGAGTGGAACGACATTTGGTGGAGTTTCTTCGCGCTCACAAAACTTGCGAAATACATATGCATGTACAACACCCTATGATTTGATTGGTGATATTGCCAAAGGAGCTACCCTAACACGAATAACTGTTAGTCGTATTTTGGAGAAATTAACTCCAGAGAAAAAAATGATGTTTGCGGTTAATCCAGAGGAGTTTATAACGAAGGTTATTAACCTGATTAAAGCTCAAAAAGCGACTATGGTTATTGAGCATATCTCGTATAATCGCATTGAGGGTAAGTATGATAATTCTATTTTTACAGCAGAAAAACATAGTACAGGCTATGATAAAGCTATTCGTGCAAAACGTCATATCACAGATTATGTTTTCACTGATGGAACAGCAGAAAATAGTATAGAAAAGACTTTTTGCCAAAGCCTTGAAAGCGCAGAGGAAGTTGAGGTATACGCAAAACTACCAAAGAGTTTTCATATTCCTACACCAGTAGGCAACTATTCTCCAGATTGGGCAATAGCTTTCAAAAAAGGTACAGTGAAGCATATTTTCTTCATCGCAGAAACTAAAGGAACAATGGATTCAATGGAACTTCGTGCAATTGAGAAAGCAAAGATTAGTTGTGCAAAGAAGCTTTTCAATGAAATGTCTACCGAAAATGTTAAGTATCATGATGTAGATAGTTATGAGCATCTATTAGATGTGATGCAAACAATTAATTAA
- a CDS encoding tetratricopeptide repeat protein: MKHSETVAVAIDKIWKSYDKEQMWEGYELLRQAAEEGDADAYCYLGRCHLGEDFVWCGAEFPVDEEQASQLIKESVRRGSADGVLCALRTGNLSPAVQKTMPFASLEEAFTTVIQQAQAGDAFSQYVVGNVMFYGDYLVIRGEEENRKYNSEDEYYAFAYPIAAKYYENSFDNGLPAAFGNYRTIYESGLADIDDEVYENYLKLLADTGDPLTCNDYGKLLEDEYDDAEGAFHYYSMAVERGDVQSAYNVAVCYGTGYGVDEDLDKAFENYMIAAKAGNAKAQFQVGNFYFEGRGNIIQDYAKAVLWLDKAYHNMDDEDSWQPAAELAICYQNGLGTFQDDDAAFEFLSEIEENGRLDEVWEPLDAMVLNAFGVAYGFGRGTEQNIPQAIEYFDLAIEYDSEEAKRNKACFKKTLFGGWKMR, from the coding sequence ATGAAACACAGTGAAACAGTAGCTGTTGCCATTGACAAAATATGGAAAAGCTACGACAAAGAACAAATGTGGGAAGGATATGAGCTTCTGCGTCAGGCAGCGGAAGAGGGGGATGCGGATGCTTACTGTTACCTTGGACGATGCCATTTAGGGGAAGATTTTGTCTGGTGCGGAGCAGAATTTCCCGTAGATGAGGAGCAGGCATCCCAGTTGATTAAGGAGAGTGTGCGCCGGGGCAGTGCCGATGGGGTATTATGTGCTTTGCGGACCGGTAACTTGTCTCCTGCTGTTCAGAAAACGATGCCTTTCGCATCTCTTGAGGAAGCTTTTACGACAGTGATACAGCAAGCACAGGCGGGAGATGCCTTTAGCCAATATGTGGTGGGAAATGTTATGTTCTATGGTGATTATCTCGTCATTCGTGGTGAGGAAGAAAACCGCAAATATAATTCTGAAGATGAGTATTACGCTTTTGCTTATCCTATAGCGGCAAAATACTATGAAAACTCGTTCGATAACGGTCTGCCTGCCGCATTCGGCAACTATCGTACCATTTATGAGTCGGGACTGGCGGATATTGATGACGAGGTGTACGAGAACTACCTGAAACTTCTTGCTGATACGGGTGATCCGCTCACTTGTAATGACTACGGCAAATTGCTGGAAGATGAGTATGATGATGCGGAGGGGGCTTTCCATTATTACTCAATGGCTGTGGAGCGCGGAGATGTCCAGTCCGCCTACAATGTGGCTGTGTGTTACGGAACAGGGTACGGCGTTGATGAAGATTTGGACAAGGCATTTGAGAATTACATGATAGCAGCGAAGGCAGGTAACGCAAAGGCGCAATTTCAGGTAGGCAACTTCTACTTTGAAGGGCGTGGCAATATAATACAGGATTATGCCAAGGCAGTGTTATGGTTAGATAAGGCATATCATAATATGGATGATGAGGATTCTTGGCAACCGGCAGCCGAACTTGCTATTTGTTATCAGAACGGTCTAGGCACTTTTCAGGATGATGATGCGGCATTCGAATTCCTTTCCGAGATAGAAGAGAATGGTAGACTCGATGAGGTATGGGAACCTCTTGATGCTATGGTACTGAATGCTTTTGGTGTTGCTTATGGCTTCGGACGAGGTACGGAACAGAATATACCGCAGGCAATAGAGTACTTTGATCTTGCTATAGAGTATGATTCGGAAGAGGCGAAACGAAACAAGGCCTGCTTTAAGAAAACACTTTTTGGTGGTTGGAAGATGAGATAG
- a CDS encoding FISUMP domain-containing protein has translation MNYSSRKAIVSILMGALFLGSCSNNEQTEEKVIQQTYSVTLKGITVSGEESSEELKDVSVFQFSDGGLYKAEQLNPGKDGQSEISAVSGSRLYFLTGLEGAMEENVTSEEEFRNMVIGEGLHDNSAPSFMAAVVELESGVVTRGGTEINVAMKRGVARIDLNTIADSKTKIKEIIVEDAPAETFPFIENKQASDKTVNYRKEFSSDFNGEQKEVFRIFESMRPVHIVLRGTYGEVPIRLKVELPVVERNKVYELTVLNVGAKIEGNFTIKPWEEGETIIGKPDTNHRILLSASKSKIPAEVKADYENNILEVPATGVGEMTLAFVSDTPIGISSTEGAGDDVNVGSISMSEEAEGIVSVFNVSVNAQGNGRLGYAVRVHLKNVLLDGTYDYVEIRVAPSDKQIETVEIGGNVWMAFNARSRDLDDQIYPLDGITIEDMYRTSWINTVGGLFQSGRLYMYVPWQGYNPSNNLGNQAADTPWKNDSHMPCPEGYRIPTVAELQSLLPAGQEIPGTYKAGNGETIIATLHVGEGKLITPTGVTGTQHYVKFTSEETKRCLIIPLVGGKGDKTTSNNPGFGRKAVLWASERNGCPGGYAWAYWLPFEGAEKTTIKKQQLQMEAFASVRCVKK, from the coding sequence ATGAATTATTCTAGCAGAAAAGCCATTGTTTCTATTTTAATGGGAGCGTTATTTTTAGGCTCCTGTTCGAACAATGAGCAAACAGAGGAAAAAGTTATTCAACAAACTTATTCAGTAACATTAAAAGGTATTACAGTTTCAGGTGAGGAATCTTCTGAAGAACTTAAGGATGTGTCTGTTTTTCAGTTTAGTGATGGAGGTCTTTACAAGGCGGAACAATTGAATCCGGGAAAAGACGGGCAGTCCGAGATTTCAGCGGTGAGTGGATCGCGGCTTTATTTCCTGACAGGATTGGAGGGAGCGATGGAAGAAAATGTTACCAGTGAAGAAGAATTTCGCAATATGGTCATTGGTGAAGGACTGCATGATAATTCCGCACCGAGCTTTATGGCAGCAGTTGTTGAGTTGGAGAGTGGAGTGGTAACCCGTGGAGGTACAGAGATTAATGTAGCTATGAAACGTGGTGTGGCACGTATCGACCTGAATACGATTGCTGATAGCAAGACGAAAATCAAGGAAATCATTGTAGAAGACGCTCCGGCGGAAACTTTCCCGTTCATTGAAAATAAACAGGCTTCAGATAAAACGGTAAACTATCGGAAAGAGTTTAGTTCCGATTTCAACGGTGAACAGAAAGAAGTGTTCCGTATTTTTGAGAGTATGCGTCCTGTTCATATCGTTTTACGCGGAACGTATGGCGAAGTGCCCATTAGGCTGAAAGTAGAGTTGCCTGTCGTCGAACGTAATAAAGTATATGAATTGACTGTGCTGAATGTAGGTGCTAAGATAGAGGGAAACTTTACTATCAAACCGTGGGAAGAAGGGGAGACGATTATCGGTAAGCCTGATACGAACCACCGCATTCTGCTCAGTGCATCCAAATCGAAGATTCCGGCAGAAGTGAAGGCGGATTATGAAAACAATATTTTGGAAGTGCCTGCTACGGGTGTTGGTGAAATGACGCTGGCGTTTGTGTCCGACACTCCTATTGGCATATCTTCTACGGAAGGTGCCGGTGACGACGTAAACGTGGGAAGTATATCCATGTCGGAAGAAGCGGAAGGCATTGTGTCGGTATTCAACGTATCGGTGAATGCGCAAGGCAACGGACGTCTGGGATATGCAGTACGGGTACATTTGAAAAATGTATTACTGGATGGGACGTATGATTATGTGGAGATTCGTGTGGCTCCCAGTGACAAGCAAATTGAGACTGTAGAAATAGGCGGAAACGTATGGATGGCATTCAATGCGCGCAGCCGCGATCTTGATGACCAGATTTATCCGTTGGACGGGATTACAATCGAAGATATGTATCGCACAAGCTGGATAAATACTGTGGGTGGGCTGTTCCAGTCCGGACGTTTATATATGTATGTGCCATGGCAAGGATACAATCCTTCCAACAATCTGGGAAATCAGGCAGCCGATACCCCATGGAAAAATGATAGCCACATGCCTTGTCCGGAAGGGTATCGGATACCGACTGTTGCAGAATTGCAGTCTCTTCTTCCTGCCGGACAGGAGATTCCGGGCACATATAAGGCAGGAAATGGAGAAACAATTATCGCTACACTTCATGTAGGGGAAGGCAAACTGATCACACCGACTGGTGTGACGGGCACGCAGCACTATGTGAAATTTACTTCAGAAGAAACCAAGCGTTGCCTTATCATTCCTTTGGTTGGCGGAAAAGGTGATAAAACGACGTCCAACAATCCTGGCTTTGGAAGAAAGGCAGTGTTGTGGGCAAGCGAACGCAACGGCTGTCCGGGCGGATATGCATGGGCCTATTGGTTACCATTTGAAGGAGCAGAGAAAACTACTATTAAGAAGCAACAATTGCAGATGGAAGCATTTGCCTCTGTACGTTGTGTAAAAAAATAG
- a CDS encoding methylated-DNA--[protein]-cysteine S-methyltransferase — MEDKTNIIQIQRYHSPCGDLMLGSVGDKLCLCDWAAESHRDIVDRRLRKLLKAGYEERTSDVIQEAIRQLDEYFNGKRTVFEVPLLFVGTEFQKSVWHKLLEIPYGSTVSYGELAGQLNVPKAVRAVAAANGANAISIFAPCHRVVGSNQALVGYAGGLSAKKRLLDLELNGKPLL, encoded by the coding sequence ATGGAAGATAAAACTAATATAATTCAGATACAGCGTTATCATTCCCCTTGTGGTGATTTGATGCTTGGCTCGGTTGGGGATAAGCTTTGCCTTTGTGACTGGGCGGCTGAAAGTCACAGGGATATTGTAGACAGGAGATTGCGGAAACTGTTGAAAGCAGGTTATGAGGAGAGGACATCAGATGTGATACAGGAAGCGATCAGGCAGTTGGATGAATATTTCAATGGCAAGCGGACTGTGTTTGAGGTGCCTTTGCTTTTTGTAGGTACCGAGTTTCAGAAGAGTGTATGGCATAAGTTGTTGGAGATTCCATACGGTTCGACTGTGTCATACGGTGAGTTGGCCGGACAACTGAATGTGCCGAAGGCTGTCCGTGCGGTTGCTGCTGCTAACGGGGCGAACGCTATTTCTATTTTTGCTCCGTGCCATCGTGTGGTTGGAAGTAACCAAGCGCTTGTAGGGTATGCTGGCGGACTTTCTGCTAAAAAGAGGTTGCTGGATTTGGAATTAAATGGTAAGCCTCTGTTATGA
- a CDS encoding helix-turn-helix domain-containing protein codes for METESYTNNSHLGRKIERIRRLRGMTQTDLGELLGVTKQAISKMEQSEKIDDDKLKQVADALGVTEDGLKKFTEETVLYSTNNFYENCHVSASNIGPITHVENLNHFSMEQAVKLFEELLKIEREKYSKGKEDSK; via the coding sequence ATGGAAACTGAATCTTATACGAACAATTCGCATTTAGGACGGAAAATAGAACGAATACGGCGTCTTCGCGGTATGACACAGACTGATTTAGGGGAGCTATTGGGAGTGACTAAACAAGCTATCTCTAAAATGGAGCAATCAGAAAAAATAGATGACGACAAATTAAAACAAGTAGCTGACGCATTAGGTGTCACGGAAGATGGCTTAAAGAAGTTCACAGAAGAAACAGTCCTATATAGTACAAACAATTTTTATGAAAATTGCCATGTGAGTGCATCTAATATAGGTCCTATAACTCATGTGGAAAATCTCAATCACTTTTCAATGGAGCAAGCTGTGAAATTGTTTGAGGAATTGTTGAAAATAGAAAGAGAAAAATATAGTAAGGGAAAAGAGGATAGTAAGTAA